The genomic stretch GGCCACAACAGTGTCTGCTTTCAACTGGCCTTTTTCCTTCATGGCCAAGGCACATACATACATAATCTGGTCCCCGTTAACAATGTTTCCCTGCTCGTCTACCGCAATCAGGCGGTCGGCATCCCCGTCAAAGGCCAACCCCAGATCAGCCTTGTGTTCTAAGACAGCCTGTTGTAAGGCTTCCGGTTGGGTGGAACCAACCCCGTCATTGATGTTTACCCCGTTGGGATTAGCCCCAATGGTGGTGATTTGGGCACCTAAATCACAGAACAGCTGCGGGGCTAGTGCTGAAGCAGCGCCATGAGCGCAGTCCAGGACAATGTGCAACCCTTCAAAACTATGTTGGACGGTTGATTTAAGATAGTGAATATATTTTTGCCCACCTACCAAGTACTGACTGACAATGCCCACATCTGCGCCTGTGGGGCGAGGCAAGCGATCCTCCTCCGCATCTAACAATGCTTCAATTTCCGCTTCCTGTTCATCTGTCAATTTAAACCCGTCAGGACCAAAAAACTTAATGCCGTTATCCGCCACGGGGTTGTGAGAAGCAGATATCATCACACCAGCTTGGGCACCGAGGGCACGGGTTAAATAAGCCACACCCGGGGTGCTGATCACCCCCAAACGCATCACTTCAACCCCAATGGACAACAGGCCAGCGATAAGAGCCGACTCTAGTAACTCTCCGGAAATCCGGGTGTCTCTCCCGACGACGACTTTTGGCTCGTCCGCTGCTTTGGTTAACAGGTAACCGCCACAGCGTCCCAGTTTAAAAGCCAGCTCGGGCGTCAGCTCCGAATTGGCAATGCCTCGCACTCCATCTGTTCCAAAATATTTACCCATGAGGGTCACTCTCCTTCTTTGTTATCCTCATTTTCGTCTTCGTCCTCTTCAACATCAGCCATCGTCTTTTCGGCTTCTTTAGAGGAAGAAATGCGGACTTCTACTTCAGATGGTCGCGGTGAAGCAGTCAAATCTCCGGGCAGATCGACACTGACCGGCAACCGGTGATCTCCCTCCCTAAGTCCCTTCGCATCAATCCATACTTTGAGATCGCTTTGTTTCAATGTCTTCAGACGCTGTTCACTGCCCTTTACGGCCAACTGCAGCTTGCCGTCAGCCGGGCTTTTAAAACTCACTTCATAGCCCGAAGCTAAGCCCCTTACTTCAACGGGCACATTGGAGTACAGCTGTTCACGAACTGGCTCCACTTCCACAAATACCTCAATTTGCTTTGGTTTAACTGCCGTCCAATGATCGCCTAGTGCTATATCCAACGTTACAGATTTACTTTCGTCTATGGTGGATAGATCCAATGTTGTGCTGATTTCCCCCAGTTGGTCCAGGACATTTTGCGGTGCAAATACCTCAACCTCATCCGTATCAGGGTGGATTCCCACCAAACTAAGCCCTTCTGGGAGCTCGTTAATCAGTTCGATGTTGACCGGCACCATGGCGCTTGGGATTTGAACCGGCACGGTCACTTCGACAACCTCTGGTTTAATCTCCACCTCTAACTCCAGCCCCTGATGATTATATGCTTTCAAGGTTACTTCTTGCTTCCCGCTTCTGCCCAGACGTTCAAGGTTGAAAACCCCCCTCACCGAGGCCACTTGTTCCAAGACGGAGGTGGGCCCAATCACTTCAACTTCTCCTGGTGAAACGAGCGGTTTGCCTACTTCATAACCTTCAGGTAACTGGCCGGAGAAGTCAATGCGCACCGGGAAGGTACGCGATTCTTTTTTCTCTAACACAACATAAACAGAACTGGGAATAATTGTAACTCTTACATCTTCCGGAAACCCTTCATGTTGAACGGGGACGCGATGTTCACCTGCCCCCAGTTCAGTCAGGTCAACATACAAACGATAAGCACCCTGCCGCAAAGTGATCAAATTGAGTAAGGACCGGCGCCCGGTCAGAACGACCTGGACCGTTTCATCCATCTCCATCAAGGCATATTGGTCTTCATCATAGACTGCTTCCACCTGGACATTATCAATGGTTAATTGCTCTTCTGTCTGCCGGATTGGGGCCGTCCCTTCTTGATCGAGCGTGACAATCATCCACAGCATCAGGGCGATCAGAAAGGCAATGCCTTTCATCGCCGTGTTGTTCTCAAAGAATTTATCCATGTTTTTTCCCCCTCATCCAGAAAGAAGCATTGGCCAAGGGGGCCCGGAATTCCTCATCCAACATTTCCAGCAATTTTTCTTCACTTAAATCGCGGTATACTTCTCCGTTTCTGGATAATGAAATTTGGCCTGTTTCTTCTGAGACAACAATAGAAACACTATCCGTCACTTCACTTATGCCCAATGCTGCGCGGTGTCTTGTACCTAACTCCTTGCTGATTAACGGATTTTCGGACAGCGGTAAATAACAGCCGGCCGCTTTGACCTGATCTTTGCGCACAATGACGGCCCCATCATGCAAGGGGGTGTTGGGAATAAAAATATTAATGAGCAATTCGGATGAAATCTGACCATTAATAGCGATGCCTGTCTCAATATAATCATTTAAACCCGTT from Caldalkalibacillus thermarum encodes the following:
- a CDS encoding CdaR family protein: MDKFFENNTAMKGIAFLIALMLWMIVTLDQEGTAPIRQTEEQLTIDNVQVEAVYDEDQYALMEMDETVQVVLTGRRSLLNLITLRQGAYRLYVDLTELGAGEHRVPVQHEGFPEDVRVTIIPSSVYVVLEKKESRTFPVRIDFSGQLPEGYEVGKPLVSPGEVEVIGPTSVLEQVASVRGVFNLERLGRSGKQEVTLKAYNHQGLELEVEIKPEVVEVTVPVQIPSAMVPVNIELINELPEGLSLVGIHPDTDEVEVFAPQNVLDQLGEISTTLDLSTIDESKSVTLDIALGDHWTAVKPKQIEVFVEVEPVREQLYSNVPVEVRGLASGYEVSFKSPADGKLQLAVKGSEQRLKTLKQSDLKVWIDAKGLREGDHRLPVSVDLPGDLTASPRPSEVEVRISSSKEAEKTMADVEEDEDENEDNKEGE
- the glmM gene encoding phosphoglucosamine mutase, whose translation is MGKYFGTDGVRGIANSELTPELAFKLGRCGGYLLTKAADEPKVVVGRDTRISGELLESALIAGLLSIGVEVMRLGVISTPGVAYLTRALGAQAGVMISASHNPVADNGIKFFGPDGFKLTDEQEAEIEALLDAEEDRLPRPTGADVGIVSQYLVGGQKYIHYLKSTVQHSFEGLHIVLDCAHGAASALAPQLFCDLGAQITTIGANPNGVNINDGVGSTQPEALQQAVLEHKADLGLAFDGDADRLIAVDEQGNIVNGDQIMYVCALAMKEKGQLKADTVVATVMSNMGFYKALEAKGIQVVTTKVGDRYVLEEMLKKGYNLGGEQSGHIIFLDYNTTGDGMLSALQLVNVLQEKNKPLSALVQDLIIYPQKMVNVRVKDKHQVTENEKVKAKIAEVEREMDGKGRVLVRPSGTEPLVRVMVEAEDGQRIENWVNAIVDVVREEMGDEE